Part of the Quercus robur chromosome 5, dhQueRobu3.1, whole genome shotgun sequence genome, GACTAGGGTCGAATGTTTTGTGGGCAGCCAGTGTTGCTGCCATATCTTCACTGTCCTTCCATTCCCAATGCGCCAACATGTGCCTCAAGCAATTACATCTCTGCTGTGTAATATGCTTTTCCGAGCATAAGAGCCCACTCTAGAATCTGATGCCTCCATTATGGAATAATGAGGGAAAAACCGAGCCTTGAAAACTCGATAAAAAAGAGATTTCCTATCTTGCAATAAGCGTCATGCTTGCTTTGCCAATAGGGAATCATTGTAAAGTGCTAAATCTTGAAACCCCATAACCTCCAACAAGCTTAGACTTTGTCATCTCATCCCATTTGAGCCAATGGATCTTCcttttgtccccaccaaaacttgCGTATGAGAACCTTAATTTCATGGCACAAGCCCAATAGGAGCTTGAAACAACCCATAGCATAGGTAAGGATAGCTTGTATGACCGACTTAATTAATACTTCATGTCCTGCTTGTGATAGTAGCTTGCCTTCCCATCCTTGTAGTTTTCTCCACACCCTCTCCTTTATGTAGGCAAAACTAGCTTTTTTCCCCTTCCTAACTAGTGAAGGAAGCCCCATGTATTTTTCATAATGCTAGATCTCTCGAACACCAAGAATCCCTTTTATAAGCTGTCTAGATGCTTCATTGACCGCTTTGCTAAAAAAGATAGTTGTTTTCTCCTTGTTTACTTTTTGTCCTGAAGCCCCTTCATAGGCAGATAGGAGGTTCATCACTTTCCCACATTCTATAGGAGTAGCTCTACAAAAAAGaaggctatcatctgcaaaaaacaaGTGGGTTAGTTTTGGTTCTTGTTTACATAGTGCAAAACCAGCAATATCTCCCTTTGCCACTGCTTGTTTTATGAGCTCATGTAGGCCCTCAGTACATAGTAAGAACAGGAAAGGCGAGAGAGGGTCGCCTTGTCTAAGGCCTCTAGAAGGTGTAATCAAACCCTTAAGCTCTCTGTTCACAATGGTGTAATAAGTCACTATTCGAACACATACCATGACAAGATCAATCCACCTGTCACAGAAGCCCATCTTCCTCATTAGTTGTTCGAGAAAAATCCATTCCACCCTATTAtaggccttactcatatcaagcttGAGTGCCATGTATCCTGATGACCCACTAGAATAATTTTTCATGCAATGTAATGTTTCAAATGCAACTAAGATATTATCTGTGATAAGCCGATCCTTGGTAAAAGCAAATTGATGCTCGGTAATAATAGATGGTAGAAACTTTTTCAATCGATTTGCCAAAACTTTTGAGAAAAGTTTATAAAGTACGTTGCAAAACTAATAGGGTGAAAATCAAATACACGCTCAGGACTTTTTTTCTTGGGTATGAGGGTGATAAAAGTGTGGTTAACCGGTTGAGGTAACGTACCAAAGTTCAACCAAGATAGGACAAATTGGGTAACATCACTTTCAATTAGAGGCCAAAAGTGTTGGGAGAACAATTTGCCTTGGACTTTAATCAtgagtttttcaaaaattgccaagCATAAGTATTTTTGGACTTCAAAAAGAATGGGATGTATGCATTGGGCTTGCAAGGCTGGTTTTGGGCTtagctaaataatgataatgaaatTGGATAAGATATGAGTATTTTGTGCTTTTCATAATGGTTTATATCGTGACCCACTTTAGATAATGAGATTGGAAATATTTGTGTTCCAATGGGATAAGAAATATTCATGGAGACCCTAAATAATTTATGGgtgatattttgattttttttttttttttttgtgaatataTAAATAGGATTGGGGCATGTGGCATGAGTGAAAAAATTGCACCTCAACAACAATGAAGAGATTGTATTGCCTAATTGATTctagatatttgaatttgaatttaagagTTAATTAGGAAATGACAAAGCATTTGATGGCTCATTTTATTTGATGATCATTCTTAAAATACTTGGATATTTGAATTCAAACTAATTTGATATATAAGGCAATAGAAGTCAGTTGATTAACGGGCATATTAAAAGGCAAGAGCATATTAAAGATCAAAAGCACTTTTAATAATTGATGTTGAGTTTAATAAAGTAAATATTTTCAAGATTTAATGAAGACTCCAATCCAATTAAGCGCCACTCCTTCATAAGACTTAATCATTAATTCTAATTAAACATCAACTCTTTGTTTTTACACACGTGCACAAACTTGGATGATATGTCTATATGTTTAGATGCTTAAGTGATCATGTAGTTGGACGTTCATGCGATCATGTGCTTTGATTGTTGTATGTAAATGTTGAGGTGATTGGGCGGTAAGAGGTACGTGCTTAGATGCTCACATGCTTATATTTTCTCACATGCTTATATGCTCACATGCTCCCACACTTGCATGGTTGCATATTTACTTGCTTTGATGGTCACATGCTTCCACACTCACATGTTCACGTGTCTTCTTGCTTAGATGCCTACATGTTTATATGCTCACATGTTTAAATGCtcacatgctcacatgcttggATGATCACATGTTCACCTGCTAGGATGCTCACATGCCTACATGTTTAGATGCTCACATGATCAGATATTCACGTGCTCATACCTTTTGTCGACTTCACATGACTCGTAGACGAACTCTAGGGTTTAGATGTATGCGTGCATTCACATAGGCTTATTAGATAGAGACAGTGAAGATATATGAAAGCCAGCTACGGCTGGGCAGGCTTAGGGTGCCAAACCTCTTCCCATCATTTACCCTAACTCCGGACCTTGTCTAGTAGGAAGACCTTCATGGAGTCATTTTTGGTTCCTAGACCTacaactaggtggcgactcttTTTGCCTTTTTCAAAGAGGCAACATGTACTCCCAAGCTCATGCTGGCTTTGAGTCTAAACCACTTTTAGGAAGATTAAGTACCATGCACCCCACCTTCACAAGAATGAACCAATATGTTGATATGTCATCTAAAGAGGGTACTGATCATGAAACTTACACTTCagtcgagagagagagaagaggaagaggagagaatgagagagaaaagattcttatctatatatatatatatatatttaattatggaaagagagagaaggtttaataaaataattgctAAAAATTATAGCACAGAGGTCCATACCATGCCATTTGTAGAACATCATTGTAGCATCGtgctatttttattattattattttttttttggctttttagcatttggcacacctaATGCCAATGCTCGTACCATCCCTAAAAAGTTATGCATATAAAATAACTATTTTCTCCAATAAAGATGtaacttttttaattatagaaaaatgtACTATTAGCTATTCCACATGAATTATGATTTCATTACAATTTTACAGCAATATGCCAAAGAGTAATGCTAGTTCTATAGACATAacaattttttcaacaaatttcacaTCTCTTGAGTTGGcaggttattattaattttcataaaGGCTACCACTGAAACTATTTATTATAACTAGATGATGTTCTGTGTGATTTGtgaataatttataatttcatttgaaataacTGTTATTTATATTAAGACTTGTatataatacttattttgttgTATAAAATTTATGTTTGTCACAATATTGTTGAATACtttaaaatttggttttctcaattcatattttatttataaaaaaattgtataatactATAAGAttataacatattataatatttactgTTAAAAgtagagtttatttttcagactgattaaatgattttgaaatctataaataagaatttaaggaataaaatacttttttatatcctaaaattacataaatttaagtAACCTCCCAAACACTTTCTCAACCACTCCATTCTCACAACCAAATATGGAGACCCCAATCTCAAACACCTAATTCATTATCTCAACGAAATTAAGGAAATCATTTATAACTATCAGCACCAAGAAAACGtgattaaacaaagaaaaattggcTAAAACACATCAAgttatcaaaattaaattgcCTTTAGTTGGGTTTCcatatcaaaaaaacaaaaaaaacaaaaaaacaaaaaaaaacaaacaaacaaaaaacactttgaaatcatcatcaatttttattttatttcactaTGGTTCAtacatcacaaaatcacaataaaaTCTCCACAAAgaaacctacaaattatgatttattaaaaaaaaaaaaaaaatagctattttcataaataatcaattagaaggtttctttttctctttctttagttctaaaataaaatatatttatgacTTTCCCACACCAAAATCTCAAACacccaaaaactcaaaaccaCAAAATTCACAAcgtcaaactttaaaataaaaactgtaaGCTACTGTCACTGAATAAAAAAGCAAGCCCTCTTCTTTTGTCACAGCCTACTCATATGAGCGAAGATGAAATGGTACGACGGTGTTGGAATCATGCAGGTGTTATCGAAAGATTGAAAGTAAATGACATCGTTTTTTGTCTGATATATTTGAGATGAGATGGTATGaagagttgtgggcatgtgtaTATTAAGGAGTAGAAGTGAGAATGGTGAATGGAAATGCAAAGATTTTTGTGTGTGAGAGTGGAAAAGTCTTGAAatattgaaccaaatgaaacaaataatagtcttgaaacattgaaccaaagcAAATAAAGAGTTCATATTTATCTTTGATTTGGGgcccaatttcttttttttttttttggaaaccagCATCTAAATTGATTAACTGAAATCAGCCAAAATCAGCTAAAAGTACATCATTGACttgtggtggaacatcctccatccacacagAGAACCCATCAATACGTCTCGCGTGTTTTGCTAAAGAATGAGCTACTGAGTTACCCGATCTGCGGGTGTGTGAAAAGGAAATACAATTGCAAGAATGTAAATAATGCTTAATAGAGGAAATTAAATGGcggaaagaagagaaagattcCTCTTCCTTTCTTAAGGCAAAGATGACCACCTTTGAATCTCCCTCGACAATAAAAGAAGGTAGGTTGAGGTCCATTGCTAGGGTGATGGCTCGAACTGCTGCTAGTGCTTCCATTTCATCTGATGAGGATGGGAGCTGAATTTTCTCTGCCAAGGAGGCAATTACCTTCCCATGAGAGTCACGGACAACCACTCCCATTCCAGCCTCTCCCTTATCCTTAAACACCGATCTTAAAGAATGGTGAAGGAGGAGGCTCCCACTTAGGTGGTTGCCTTTGTGGCCAAGGCAGAAGAGTAGAAACAACTAGTTGCGCCTGAGTGAAATCTTAGAGCATCTGTTTGGCTGAAGGAATGACTTGAGTGAGCGGGTAAGGCTTGTTACTTGTTCTAAGCTGGTTACGCTGAGACCAGATCGTCCATGCCAAAGCTACAAATAGTTCAGGATTCCTACCATTCTCCAACACGAAGCATGTCAGCTCATAGAAGTTTGTAAACTTTTTTGACCTGCAAAACAGCCATAATGTGTCAGCTTCCCAAATGGCCGAAAGTTCAGCACAGTCCCACAGCACATGGTATCTGTCTTTTGCTTTCAAATTATAGTGGCAGCAAATATCTTCAACTAAGACTTTCCTACGAACCAGATTGGTCTTCACTGGTAAAGCTTCCTTACACGCCCTTCAGAGGAAGTTTTTTACTTTATTCGACACCTAGAGCCCCCATATCTGATGCCAAACGCTTGGAGTATCAACCTGAACTTAATGAGAAGGTCGTCGACTAGCTTTTTCTTGAACAAGGAGCCTATAACTCGACTTCACCGTATACAATCCATTGGATACATGGGGCCATATGAGTTTGTCTTCAACGTTGGTGGGGCTAAGTGGGATTTTTAATATCAGGTTAGCTTCCAAAGGAGCAAAGAAACCAGCCACAACATCCCTATCCCAACTTCTACTCATTGGGTTGGTTAGGTCGTTTACTGTAGCTTCATGTAGACCATCAATGACTGGAGATAAGACCCTCGGGTGCTCTAAGCTAGGCAGCCAAGGGTAGTCCCATATCTTGATAGATTATCCATTACCCACTCTCCAACGTGCCCCTCTCCACAACACCTCCTTGCCCTTAAGTGAACTACTCCAAGCATATGAACCACTAGCACACTTTGGGGCCTCCATGAAAGAACAGTCCGGGAAAAATTTACTTTTAACGACTCTATGGAGAAGCGAGTCTTTATTGTGTAGGAGACGCCAAGCTTGTTTGGCTAACAAGGCATTATTGAAGAGAGCTAGATCTTTAAAGCCTATACCACCATCAAATTTGGATTGTACAAGTGTCTTCCATTTGACACAATGAATTTTACACCGGTCTCCTtattgtccccaccaaaatttccaaATAAGACTCTCCAATTTAGTACATAGCCCTACGGGTAATTTGAAGCAACTCATAGTATAGGTGGGAATTGCTTGTACGACTGCTTTGATCAAGATCTCTCTCCCAGCCTAGGATAATAATTTTTCCTCCCACCCTTGCAACTTCCTCCAAACCTTTTCCTTAATGAATTCAAAGCTGGCTTTTTTTCCTCCTCCCTACAAAAGATGGTAACCCAAGATACTTCTCATACTGTTTGATCTCCGGAACCCCCAAAACTTGTTTGATATGctccttttttctttagaaGTGAGCTTACTGAAGAAGATGGTGgttttatttctatttatttgttggCTAGAATAGCTCCCATACACCTCCAAAACCTCCAAAATATTATTGCATTCCTGATCTGTGGCTCTGCAAAAAAGTAGACTATCATTTGCAAAAAGAAGATGTGTTACTCTAGGGCCACTTCTACATAAAGCAAAGCCCTTGATATCTCCACGGTTGGCTGCTTGGACAATCAGACCATTCAAACCTTCAGTACAAAGCAAGAACAGAAAAGGAGATAATAGGTCCCCCTGTCTGATACCTTGGGTTGGAGTGATCAAGCCTTTAGGTTCCCCATTAATTAGGATGGAATAGGAAACAGTAGTAGTGCAAGTCATCATCAATCGAATCCATTTTTTATCAAACCCCATTTTCCTCATCACTGCTCCAAATACACCCACTCTACTCTATTATAAGCTTTGCTCATATCCAGCTTTATGGCCATATAATCATATTTTCCAATATGCCTCTACATACTATGTAAGGACTCAAAAGCcaccaaaatattatttgaaataagaCGACTTTTTGTAAAAGCACTctgattttcaataataatatttggtaggatttttttgagtttatttgctaaaacctttgaaaaaattttatacaGTACATTACAAAGGCTAATAGGTCAAAATTCAGACAAAAATTCCAGATTTTTAACCTTTGGAATGAGAGTAATAAAAGTATGATTAAAGTTAGCAGGCAAGGatgcaaaatttaaaaagtgaaaCACAGAAGAGATGACATCCTCACCTAATAAATCCCAATAAGACTGATAGAAAATAAGGGGCATACCATTCGAGTCGTGGGCTTTTAGGGGAGCCATTTGTTTAATTGCATCATGCACCTCTGAAGCTTCAAAATTAGCCACCAATTTTGCATTCATCTCCTCATTAATAATGGTGTTTATATACTAGGTAGTATTCTTCAAGTTAGTGGGGTTGGCCGAATTAAATAACTCCTGATAATAAGCCACAATAGATTCGGCCACTTCTTCCTAGGTTTGGCACCAAGTGCCATCACCTTTCTTTAGAGCATGGATGGAGTTACGTCGAAGTCTTTGAGTGGCCCATGCATGAAAGTACTTCGAATTCCTATCACCATATTTTGCCCACTGAACTTTGGATCTTTGCAGCCACATCCTAGCCTCCTTATCCATGAGATTATTGAGTTCAAGCATTAGTCCTTTAACCCGAAAATTTTGTCCAGACCTCATGGCTTCTTTCTCGGCTTTCAcaatctccttttttttaattccagtTCCCTCCATATGCTACCAAAACTCTTCATACTTCATTTCTTCAGTTCAATACCACACCTCTAATCTTCTTTATAACTCTAATACCCAGGTTTGTAGAATCTTGCTTGGCCCATACAGCTTGAATAGTATCCGAGCACCCTTTCTCTGCCAGCCACATTTCTTCGAACCTGAAAGGTTTGGTTGCGGTCGGAAAAATCAGATCTCGTGGCACTATCCATATTAGACAGTGATCCAAAGTGAAGGAAGGTAAATGGTAGACTATAGTTCTAGCAGATTTAAGCATCCAATCTCTAGTAGCCAAACCCCGATCCAGTCTCTCCCACACCAAATGACCATCATTAAAGTGCTTCTTCCAAGTAAATTGAGAACCCGTAAATCCAAGGTCCATAAAACCACACTCATCAATAGCATCTCTGAAGAGTTGCATCTGTGCCTGACTTTGGATACTACCTCCCAATTTCTCTGATTGTCTGgtgatttcattaaaatctcctaAGCAAAGCCAAGGAAGTGCCATCCTAGAATTAAGATCTTGGAGGAGATTCCAAGACTCTATTCTTTTGTGTGTCACAGGTTCCCCATAAAAACCTATTAACCTCCATGCTCCATCTACCTCTTTATTTACAATAGTGTCAATATGGTTTTTTGAAGACGTTTGAACTTGCAAGTCCACACTATTTTTCCAAGAGAGAGCCAAACCTCCCCCTCTGTTTATTCTTTCTACAAAGTGCAAATTATCAAATCCCAAATTTCTCTTTAATTCTTTTAGCCTTACTTTATCTGCCCATGTCTCGGCTAAAAACATGACAGAGGGATCTTTAGCTTGGATTAAATCTCCAAACTCTCGAACTGTAcatgggttcccaagcccacaaTAGTTCCATGCTAAGCAACTCATTGGGACTAGCAGGACCTCACAGCAGCCTCTGCCAATATATAGTGATCACCATCTAAAGTCTGCACCCTCTTAGATGCCTTTTCTGTCTCTTCAATACCCCTAGCCTCAATAGTATGTTTACCCATAATTGGTGGTTGGTTCCCATCATGGTCACGTGAGTTTGTATTGGGCACATGTGCATCATTATGGGTCAAGGGAGCATGACTGTCACGTACACAGATTACATCAGCATTGCTAGACTCCCTAGGAGACATATCTTCCTGAAAATCCGGGTATCTAAAAGAGTGGCATGAGaatcatatttatttaattcCATATCAATATCCTAAATATGATCATCAAAGTTTATCATTTTGGTGTGTGTATTTCCAGGCAACACAATAGGAAAAGATTCAAGGCCATCAACATCGTTACTTGCATAGGAAGTTGGAGAGTTTGGTTCCTGAATTTCCGGATTTGCTATATTTTGAAACTCAGTGGATGGATTAGGGTTAACGGGACTAGCAACCACCGTCTGCGATGTCTCCTTCGTCTGTTGCCTTCTCTCAGATCCCCTATTACTTCTTACCAGGCCATCATTCCCTCCGAAATCTCCTCCGATGCCTGAGAAAAACACAAACGACTTCTTCCCCACTGAGAAAGGATCAGCTCGGAGCCACACATCGTACCCATGCTGGTCTAGTGACAGCGATCCCTTGCTAGAAAGCCAAACACTGCACTCCTTCGCATTGTGGGATACCATTCCGCACCAATAACAGAAGTTTGACATCTTCTCGTACTTGAAAGTTACCCACACCTCACCGTCCTTGCCGAGGACGACTTTACGTCCTCTATTGAATGGTCTAGTAACATTAACGCTGACTCGGACCCTTAGAAAATCACCACCAATTAGCTCTCGGCCTGTGCTGCTCTAGAAACTTCCCCAAGGCTTTTTCCGATCTCAAAAGCCGTCTTCTCGTTTAGTCTGTTTACTGGAAGCCCATGGAGTTGAACCCATAATTTTACAGTATGAAATCTGATACTCCGGATAGGGCTTGATCCATCATAGCGAGAGAGAATTATAAGGTGTTAGTCATATGTCCACAATTCAGTAGCTAAAATGCTCTCAACCTTGTTTTCATTGTCAAACACGAACAGTAGAATATGGTTACCAACATCTCGGATCTCAAAACCGTTTCGGGTTTTCCACAAAGGCTTAAGAGTTCTTCCAATCGCCTTGATGTTAAGCGCTCTTCTAGTCATGAATTTTGTTGCGAGAATCACCTCTTTAGCATCAAGGTTTTCTTCATCTAGAGTAACCCTATTAGTTTCTTCCTCCAGTAGAGAAAACCTTTTCCAATCGTTGAGTACGTCCTCCATAACCTACTGAGGGCGCTTAGtacaatagaaagaaagaaagaagtttACTGTTTCCCCACCCCAAGAAAAAGAACCCACTAGCCTTACTGTCAACAAAGGGGAAGATTACCACTTCCTGAGGAAGATAAAGTGTTCTACAGCCCCGTCTCTCTAAGCAGCGTTAAAGAGTCATGAGGAGAGAAAAACTTTGGGTTAGGGCCCATTTGATTAGGCGTTTTGGgacattaaaaaattgtttttaaaatccGAAACTTTATTTTGCAACCACAACTCCCTGTAGTTTCTTTCCCCCTAAAATTGcttattttaaactcaaaatacaGTTTTCCAACAGCTTATACAAATACACCCTTGGTTTGAgagtatttaaattttcttttcaaacaatGCGGCACATGGAAAAACCTCATGCTTTTCTGAATGTGGTCTTACACACACGCATAGAGGGATTTTTGTTGTCAATTTTGGTGTGCCAGATGTCTTATAAGTAGGAGTGTGCATATTGCGGTTAGTGTGGTTATTGGGCAAATATGCCATTGCACTATAGGGGGTCAGTTATCCCTTCACCATCTCTGCTTAACGCCATTGGAAGTCGGTTCTCTAGCCTCCATCTATGTGATTTTCCTACATCAGGGTGGGGTGGCTCAATCAGTTTGAAATATTTGAGTTTGAATTGAGAACCATATCAATAAACATAccaaaccacaaccacaacaaaaatcaaacaaccCACAAATTGTACCTCAcaaccacaaaacaatcaaaaacatCGAAGtccacaaacaaaatcaaaacctaaAGATCTAAAAACccacaattcaaaaaattaaccCACAAATTCACAACTACTATACCTAgaacaaatcaaaatcaataaatctcaaactcaaatccaaaaatgaaaaaaaaaaaaaaaaaacctttagatCATGAACAAATCACAAGCACACTACACCAATGCTAGAACCAACCTTATTCTCCGATCATCGGCTTTAGGTTAGTCAGTTGATCTATTGAACGGTGCGACTCCATCCATGCTACGACGGAGCATTGGATCGAAGAGGTGCTTGCACATAGGGATGGCCATACCCATTGGGTAATGGATACCCAACCCTACCCGATCCAAATGTTTCGGGTGATACCCGGTTCTTAATGGGTAAAGCTTAActgggtagggtatggatattaacCAAACCTGACccgtaaatttaaaaaaaaaaaaaaaaaaaaaaaaaaaaaaccctaaacctcTCTCACCGTCACTCACAGTCTCACCCTCTTTCTGCCTCTCCTCAGTCCTTaccatcactctctctctctctctcaaagctCTCCAGTCTCTGCCTTTACTCAtcgtcactctctctctctctctctctctctcctcaccGCTTCTGCTCTattggtttttgggtttgacATTTTGGGAAGGTTCTATCTTTCACATATACCCACAGTTATTGGTTTTGGCATCAATTTTTTGCTTGATTCTCGTTCCTTGTTCTATGCGAATCAACT contains:
- the LOC126728027 gene encoding uncharacterized protein LOC126728027; the protein is MSCLAWNYCGLGNPCTVREFGDLIQAKDPSVMFLAETWADKVRLKELKRNLGFDNLHFVERINRGGGLALSWKNSVDLQVQTSSKNHIDTIVNKEVDGAWRLIGFYGEPVTHKRIESWNLLQDLNSRMALPWLCLGDFNEITRQSEKLGGSIQSQAQMQLFRDAIDECGFMDLGFTGSQFTWKKHFNDGHLVWERLDRGLATRDWMLKSARTIVYHLPSFTLDHCLIWIVPRDLIFPTATKPFRFEEMWLAEKGCSDTIQAVWAKQDSTNLGIRVIKKIRGVVLN